One Sus scrofa isolate TJ Tabasco breed Duroc chromosome 1, Sscrofa11.1, whole genome shotgun sequence DNA segment encodes these proteins:
- the LOC100153325 gene encoding interferon alpha-2 precursor, with the protein MAPTSAFLTALVLLSCNAICCLGCDLPQTHSLAHTRALRLLAQMRRISPFSCLDHRRDFGFPQEALGGNQVQKAQAMALVHEMLQQTFQLFSTEGSAAAWDESLLHQFCTGLDQQLRDLEACVMQEAGLEGTPLLEEDSILAVRKYFHRLTLYLQEKSYSPCAWEIVRAEVMRAFSSSRNL; encoded by the coding sequence ATGGCCCCAACCTCAGCCTTCCTCACAGCCCTGGTGCTACTCAGCTGCAATGCCATCTGCTGTCTGGGCTGCGACCTGCCTCAGACCCACAGCCTGGCTCACACCAGGGCCCTGAGGCTCCTGGCACAAATGAGGAGAATCTCCCCCTTCTCCTGCCTGGACCACAGAAGGGACTTTGGATTCCCCCAAGAGGCCTTGGGGGGCAACCAGGTCCAGAAGGCTCAAGCCATGGCTCTGGTGCATGAGATGCTCCAGCAGACCTTCCAGCTCTTCAGCACAGAGGGCTCGGCTGCTGCCTGGGATGAGAGCCTCCTGCACCAGTTCTGCACTGGACTGGATCAGCAGCTCAGGGACCTGGAAGCCTGTGTCATGCAGGAGGCGGGGCTGGAAGGGACCCCCCTGCTGGAGGAGGACTCCATCCTGGCTGTGAGGAAATACTTCCACAGACTCACCCTCTATCTGCAAGAGAAGAGCTACAGCCCCTGTGCCTGGGAGATCGTCAGGGCAGAAGTCATGAgagccttctcttcctccagaaaCCTGTGA